In the Telopea speciosissima isolate NSW1024214 ecotype Mountain lineage chromosome 6, Tspe_v1, whole genome shotgun sequence genome, TCAAAtatggatcggatgtgatcggattcCAATATTCCCTTGAAAAAGTTTGTGATGTTAAATGGATCTTAATAGATAAGATCAaatcttttttggtaaaatagatgagatcaaataaaaaataacctTTATCACATACTACTCTTTCGATACATAATCTCATGgtatgaaaaaataataaaagtttGCTTCTATCGAACTCGAAGTGGATACCACTGAACGGATACGAATGTGAATCCAATCCGGATTTTCAACTATTTTTTTACATTCCTGACTTATGTAACCTAGACTTTCCTCCCTCTAGCAGATACAATTCGCTCTTAATCCAAGTCTCTCAATTGTCTTAAAATTATTCTATACTTTCAAaacctagctctgataccaaataaagGGGAAGAATTTCAAGTTTAAAATAGATAGGGCCCATCTATTTTGCCCTAATTTTCCTAGCTAGAAAATGTGTTGgtattatttgaatttttgtttctATGCTGGATTTGTCGTCTAATAATTTGGTCCTTTATTCTAAAATATTGTGTTTTCAAAAGCAGAATCAGGGGTCAAATTGGTCGGTTCCAATTCACGAATCTGATCGAAATCAGCCTGAAACGGTCTGATCCAATCCAATCAATTCCAAGCCATTTTTGAGGTAGAAGTGAGATCGGTCCTAGAATCGGTCCGATCCAACTGAGAAGATGAGGAAGGTGAATTGAAATGGTGGATTGGCCAATACAATACCGAGTTAGCGACCTCCAATTAGGATCAATGTCCACCAATTCCGATACAAAACAAGTGATTCACCGATTCTATTAccgattcttcaaaccatgaAAATACTACTACTTTGATGTAAGAATCATACTCACCCAATCTAAAATTCAGAAACATATGTACGTTGGGGTATATAACAATAGATAAAAGCTTGCTGAACCAAATTATTCAAATTCATGCAGTTTCAGAGATGCACCACTTGATTCTtactaaaagaaacaaacacttCCTTAACAAAGCCTATTAATCACTAAAAGCAAATGTGGTTCCTGCATGGACACGAATGACATATGAACTTGTCATTGCAGACTACGAACGAGGATGCCTTCAAAGGTAATTCCAGGCCCAAACGCCAAGACAAGCCCCCACTCTTCCCCATCATCTCTACGCTTGAGCTCCTCCCTCATGTAACTCATAACGTAGATGATGGTGTTGCTACTCACATTCCCATAATCCATCAATGCCTTCCTACTGCATTGCAACTTCTCAGGTTTCAAATTAAGATTACTCTCTAGTCGGTTTAGTATTGCTGGACCTCCTGGATGAACAGCCCAGAACAAATCATTATAATCCTTCAAATCTGCTTTCTCCATAAGCATTTTGCAGAACTCCTCAATGTTTTCTTCAATCTTTTGAGGCAGATCCCTTCCTAGTTTGAAATTTATGCCTTCTTCAGATAAGCGACCGTTAATTACATTGTGTGTCCCTGGCAAGAACTGTTGCACTGCATAGGTCAACTCCATGAATGGAGATTCTATGTCACTCAATGGATCAGTCCCTATGATTACTGCTGCTGCACCATCGCCGAAAAGTGCAGCACCCACAAGATCATAGGGTCGTGACATGTTAGGTGGACGGTAACCGAGTATGGTAGTCTCTGATGTTGTTAACAGAACACGGCTTCCTGGATTGTTCTCAGCGATATCTTTGGCAACACGAAGACCAGAGACACCTCCATAGCATCCAAGAAAGTATAACATTACACGGCCAACATCTTTTCTCAGGCCAAGTTGGCTAGCTAGGTAAAGGTCTCCTCCAGGCAACCTTATTTCACTTGATGATACATAGACAACATGGGTGATATCTCCTACTGGCCTTCCCCATTCCTTGATGCAAGCAAGGCTTGCTTCAATGGCCATCTTTAGTACTGCTGGGTTTGCTATCTCAAGCCTTTGTTGAATTGTTGGTGAGCCCTCTGTTGTTAATTCAGGGTACTTGTCTAAGATCTCCTTACACATGACTGTGTACCTCGTCTTCACAGTGGTAGTCTTGCCTGCAAGTAAACCAGTAGAAACATAAGTGAAAATGCAGGTTAGTGTGAGCCTACAGGTATGTATAGTAGTGAAGAGTTACTTACACAGACGCTCTAACTTCTCCTTCATGACCGAATCCTCACATTTAGTATCTCGGAAGTAGCCTTCAACCAAATATTCCTGAGGGATCAGTTGCTGAGGGAATGCCTTACCAAGTGCTAATACGGTGGCCTTTCCCGGCATGTTAGTGCGCTTTCCGCCATTGACATTGGGTGTCGACATCTTTCCACAGTTTAGCAAGAAGATGATTTGATTGAAAGTCTGGGTCTGTAAGGTTTGTGGCTTCAAACGTATATATTCTGAGTTTGTTGGACGCTGGTTCGTCCGAGGCAAGAGCAGCA is a window encoding:
- the LOC122664016 gene encoding type III polyketide synthase A yields the protein MSTPNVNGGKRTNMPGKATVLALGKAFPQQLIPQEYLVEGYFRDTKCEDSVMKEKLERLCKTTTVKTRYTVMCKEILDKYPELTTEGSPTIQQRLEIANPAVLKMAIEASLACIKEWGRPVGDITHVVYVSSSEIRLPGGDLYLASQLGLRKDVGRVMLYFLGCYGGVSGLRVAKDIAENNPGSRVLLTTSETTILGYRPPNMSRPYDLVGAALFGDGAAAVIIGTDPLSDIESPFMELTYAVQQFLPGTHNVINGRLSEEGINFKLGRDLPQKIEENIEEFCKMLMEKADLKDYNDLFWAVHPGGPAILNRLESNLNLKPEKLQCSRKALMDYGNVSSNTIIYVMSYMREELKRRDDGEEWGLVLAFGPGITFEGILVRSLQ